One genomic segment of Paenibacillus durus includes these proteins:
- a CDS encoding AraC family transcriptional regulator: MEWLNRMKDALDYMEQHITEPMNMDEIAKTACSSPFHFQRLFNMLTGVTVAEYIRKRRLTLAAQELAMTQPRVLDVALKYGYDSPEAFTKAFRKAHGITPSAAREPGTVLKAFPRLSFHLSLKGDKEMDYRIVHKEAFNVVGKTMETSCRDGENLREIPRFWLKCNEDGTYNKLLELGEGVHDLLGICAEMNHEQETLTYWIAVENDAPAPDGYSTTIIPAATWAVFTSIGPMPNAIQSVWARIFQEWFPGTGYEHSGGPEFELYPPGDPSSEDYRCEIWIPVMTKS, encoded by the coding sequence ATGGAATGGCTGAACCGCATGAAGGATGCTTTGGATTATATGGAACAGCATATAACGGAACCGATGAATATGGATGAGATCGCCAAAACGGCATGCTCTTCGCCATTCCACTTTCAGCGGTTGTTCAATATGCTGACCGGAGTGACCGTCGCCGAGTACATCCGCAAGCGCCGGCTGACGCTCGCTGCGCAGGAATTGGCAATGACGCAGCCCAGGGTGCTGGATGTCGCGCTCAAATACGGCTACGACTCGCCGGAGGCATTCACCAAAGCGTTCCGCAAGGCGCACGGCATTACGCCCTCGGCGGCGCGCGAGCCGGGGACGGTCCTGAAGGCTTTCCCCCGCCTCTCCTTCCATCTATCCTTGAAGGGAGACAAAGAAATGGATTACCGTATCGTACACAAAGAAGCGTTTAACGTAGTCGGCAAAACGATGGAGACCTCCTGCCGCGATGGAGAGAATTTGCGGGAGATCCCGCGCTTCTGGCTAAAATGCAACGAGGACGGCACGTATAACAAACTGCTTGAGCTGGGAGAGGGCGTCCATGATCTGCTCGGGATATGCGCCGAAATGAATCACGAGCAGGAGACGCTCACTTATTGGATCGCCGTAGAGAACGACGCGCCCGCCCCGGACGGTTACTCCACGACCATCATTCCGGCCGCAACCTGGGCCGTCTTCACCTCCATCGGTCCCATGCCAAATGCAATTCAGAGCGTATGGGCGCGGATCTTCCAGGAATGGTTCCCCGGTACTGGCTATGAACACTCAGGTGGTCCGGAATTCGAGCTGTATCCTCCGGGAGATCCTTCTTCGGAAGATTACCGCTGCGAGATATGGATTCCGGTCATGACAAAGTCGTAA
- a CDS encoding glycoside hydrolase family 65 protein: MKQYLKVDEWSIIEESFDPHTQEISESVFSLGNGYMGGRANFEEKYSGPSLQGSYVAGVYYPDKTRVGWWKNGYPEYFAKVLNSTNWIGIDIEIDETPLDLAASTVTEFRRILNMKEGTLSRSFTAALEDGKEVKVESIRFVSMTRREIGAIRYSITPLNFSGTITVTPYLDGDIKNKDSNYDEKFWNEVEKNIFPSGGYLTLKTKKLDFHVTTAMAYDIAVAGEKLEAEAESVLREKYVGNIVQVPVKEGDQIVIYKYAASVTSRNYGLGQLVEAAQNALQSAREAGFVALLTEQADAWKDKWKESDIIIEGDPSAQQAIRFNIFQLNQTYTGEDDRLNIGPKGFTGEKYGGSTYWDTEAYCVPFYLSTADSSIARNLLIYRYKHLEKAKENARKLGFTKGALYPMVTMNGEECHNEWEITFEEIHRNGAIAHAIYNYVNYTGDKSYLGQYGLEVLTEISRFWEERVHYVQHKDKYVMLGVTGPNEYENNVNNNWYTNRIAAWTMEYTLEALAYLLENEETRYAELVDKLGLLESETDKWQDIIAKMYYPLSEEKGIFLQQDGFLDKQIIPVKELAPEHLPLNQKWSWDRILRSCYIKQADVLQGLYFLNDRYDLETKKRNYDFYEPITVHESSLSPCIHAILACELGYKEKAYEMYLRTSRLDLDNYNNDTEDGCHTTSMAGTWMSIVHGFGGLRVLDGRLVLKPSNPGHWTSYSFKIMFRSSRLKVTVTDQEITVANETEIPAAITIYDKEYTVGGLGTVTSQGAPAII; the protein is encoded by the coding sequence ATGAAACAATACTTGAAGGTCGATGAATGGTCAATCATTGAGGAATCCTTCGATCCGCACACCCAAGAGATTTCCGAAAGCGTATTCAGTCTGGGCAACGGCTACATGGGCGGACGCGCGAATTTTGAGGAGAAGTACAGCGGGCCCAGCCTGCAAGGCAGCTATGTGGCCGGTGTGTACTATCCCGACAAGACCCGGGTCGGATGGTGGAAGAACGGCTACCCTGAATATTTTGCCAAAGTATTGAACAGCACCAACTGGATCGGCATCGATATCGAAATTGACGAAACACCGCTGGATCTGGCCGCTTCAACCGTAACGGAATTCCGGCGGATTCTGAACATGAAAGAAGGTACGCTGTCGCGCAGCTTCACCGCCGCCCTTGAGGACGGCAAAGAGGTTAAGGTGGAAAGCATCCGCTTTGTCAGCATGACCCGGCGGGAGATCGGCGCGATCCGCTATTCCATTACACCGCTTAATTTCTCGGGAACGATCACGGTGACCCCTTATCTGGACGGCGACATCAAGAACAAGGACTCCAACTATGACGAGAAATTCTGGAACGAGGTGGAGAAGAACATCTTTCCAAGCGGAGGCTATCTGACCCTGAAGACGAAGAAGCTCGATTTTCATGTGACCACCGCCATGGCGTATGATATTGCCGTTGCCGGAGAGAAGCTGGAAGCTGAGGCCGAGTCGGTGCTTCGCGAAAAATATGTGGGTAACATCGTTCAGGTTCCTGTCAAGGAAGGCGATCAGATCGTCATCTATAAATACGCCGCAAGCGTGACTTCACGCAACTACGGTCTTGGTCAGCTTGTGGAAGCGGCGCAAAACGCTCTCCAGTCCGCCAGAGAAGCCGGTTTTGTTGCCCTGCTGACCGAGCAGGCGGATGCCTGGAAGGATAAATGGAAAGAAAGCGATATTATCATTGAGGGCGACCCCTCTGCCCAGCAGGCGATCCGCTTTAATATTTTTCAATTGAACCAGACCTATACCGGCGAGGACGACCGGCTGAACATCGGACCTAAAGGCTTCACCGGTGAAAAATACGGCGGCAGCACCTACTGGGACACGGAAGCCTACTGCGTTCCTTTCTATCTTAGCACCGCGGATTCCTCCATTGCCCGCAACCTGCTGATTTACCGCTACAAGCATCTGGAGAAGGCCAAGGAGAATGCCCGTAAGCTCGGCTTCACCAAAGGCGCATTGTATCCGATGGTGACGATGAACGGCGAGGAGTGCCATAACGAGTGGGAAATTACTTTTGAGGAAATCCATCGTAACGGGGCCATCGCCCATGCCATCTACAATTATGTGAACTATACCGGCGACAAGTCGTATCTGGGGCAATACGGCCTTGAAGTGCTTACGGAAATCTCCCGCTTCTGGGAAGAGCGCGTCCACTACGTGCAGCATAAAGACAAATACGTCATGCTCGGCGTTACCGGACCGAACGAGTACGAGAACAATGTAAATAACAACTGGTATACAAACCGGATCGCCGCCTGGACCATGGAGTATACATTGGAAGCGCTCGCTTATTTGCTGGAAAATGAAGAAACGCGCTATGCCGAGCTGGTCGACAAGCTGGGTCTTTTGGAAAGTGAAACGGATAAATGGCAGGATATTATCGCCAAAATGTACTACCCGCTCAGCGAGGAAAAAGGCATCTTCCTGCAGCAGGACGGATTCCTCGACAAGCAGATCATTCCGGTCAAGGAGCTTGCACCCGAGCACCTGCCCTTGAACCAGAAATGGTCCTGGGACCGCATTTTGCGATCCTGCTATATCAAGCAGGCGGATGTGCTTCAAGGGCTGTATTTCCTGAACGACCGCTACGACCTGGAGACGAAAAAACGGAACTATGACTTCTACGAGCCGATCACCGTCCACGAATCCTCCCTCTCTCCCTGCATCCATGCGATTCTCGCATGCGAACTCGGATACAAGGAGAAGGCCTACGAGATGTACTTGCGGACCTCCAGGCTCGATCTCGATAACTATAACAATGATACCGAGGACGGCTGCCACACTACCAGCATGGCAGGAACCTGGATGTCGATTGTGCATGGCTTCGGGGGACTTCGGGTGCTGGACGGCCGGCTTGTGCTGAAGCCGTCTAACCCCGGGCACTGGACCTCGTATTCCTTTAAAATCATGTTCCGCAGTTCCCGTCTTAAGGTTACTGTAACCGACCAGGAAATTACGGTTGCCAACGAAACCGAGATCCCTGCTGCGATTACGATCTATGATAAGGAATACACCGTGGGCGGACTTGGCACGGTAACCTCGCAGGGCGCGCCCGCAATTATCTAG
- the pgmB gene encoding beta-phosphoglucomutase produces the protein MTEIKACLFDLDGVLVDTAKYHYIAWKELADQLGFEFTEKDNERLKGVSRAASLNILLEIGGLNLDDAEKAKLAESKNNRYVEYISAMDSSEILPGALAFLEDCRSQGIKIALGSASKNAMTILDNTGLTPYFDAIIDGTKTSAAKPDPEVFLLGAEALGISPVNCVVFEDAEAGIEAASRAGMVSVGIGSPETLGAAALVVPSLLEMSVARLKEAFASV, from the coding sequence ATGACCGAAATTAAGGCTTGCTTGTTCGATCTGGACGGTGTACTGGTTGACACCGCCAAGTATCATTACATCGCCTGGAAGGAGCTTGCGGATCAGCTCGGCTTTGAATTTACGGAGAAGGATAACGAGCGCCTGAAAGGCGTCAGCCGCGCCGCGTCACTGAACATTCTGCTGGAAATCGGCGGACTGAATCTGGACGATGCCGAAAAAGCCAAGCTGGCTGAAAGTAAAAACAACCGTTACGTAGAGTATATCTCGGCGATGGACAGCTCGGAGATTCTGCCTGGGGCGCTGGCTTTTCTGGAGGATTGCCGAAGCCAGGGTATTAAAATCGCGCTTGGCTCCGCAAGCAAGAACGCGATGACCATTCTGGACAACACCGGACTCACGCCATATTTCGATGCGATTATCGACGGAACCAAGACTTCCGCCGCCAAGCCCGATCCGGAAGTATTCCTGCTTGGAGCCGAGGCTCTGGGCATCTCCCCTGTGAACTGCGTCGTCTTTGAAGACGCCGAAGCCGGGATCGAGGCGGCCAGCCGTGCTGGAATGGTGAGCGTAGGCATCGGCTCGCCGGAGACGCTCGGGGCCGCAGCTCTTGTTGTTCCTTCCCTGCTGGAGATGAGCGTGGCCCGGCTAAAAGAAGCTTTTGCCTCCGTTTAA
- a CDS encoding LacI family DNA-binding transcriptional regulator translates to MTVTIKDVAKRAGVSPSTVSRVLSGHPRISVETSRKVKSIMEEMGYHPNIMAKSLVSKTTNSICIILPKPAEELFSNLFFMELIRGIVTQASRSGYDVLISSGATEKEELEAVSRLLKGRRVDGAILLYSRKDDTVIDFLKNNGYPFVLVGRSDKYDDILSVDTDNLMAAYDATNHLISMGHKRIGFVSGPPNLIVSRDRLEGYRRAMEHNGLELKSEWIVEGEFLQDSGYRAMSFFMNLPSRPTALVVVDDIVSFGVLRGLSELNYSVPADLALVSFNNIPLAELSTPPISSIDIGIYHLGYTASQVLIQAIQKQNKEPGLTRRFIIPHRLIVRESSMLSPARSE, encoded by the coding sequence ATGACAGTTACCATCAAGGACGTGGCCAAGAGAGCGGGCGTTTCGCCCTCCACGGTTTCCCGGGTGTTGTCGGGCCATCCAAGAATCAGCGTGGAAACCTCCCGCAAGGTCAAGAGCATTATGGAGGAAATGGGCTACCATCCGAATATCATGGCCAAGAGTCTCGTGTCGAAGACGACGAACAGCATTTGCATCATCCTGCCAAAGCCGGCTGAAGAATTATTCTCCAATCTGTTCTTTATGGAATTGATCCGCGGGATAGTCACTCAGGCAAGCCGTTCGGGCTATGATGTCCTGATCAGCTCCGGCGCGACGGAAAAGGAAGAACTGGAGGCGGTCTCCCGGCTGCTCAAGGGACGGCGCGTCGATGGTGCGATTCTGCTCTACTCGCGCAAAGATGACACCGTGATTGATTTTTTGAAAAACAACGGATATCCCTTCGTTCTGGTGGGACGCAGCGACAAGTATGATGATATTCTGTCAGTAGATACCGACAATCTGATGGCAGCCTATGATGCCACGAATCACCTCATCTCCATGGGGCATAAGCGGATCGGCTTCGTCAGCGGTCCTCCGAACCTGATTGTGTCACGGGACCGGTTAGAGGGCTACCGGAGAGCGATGGAGCATAACGGCCTGGAACTGAAGTCCGAATGGATCGTGGAAGGAGAGTTTCTGCAGGACAGCGGCTACCGCGCCATGTCATTCTTCATGAATCTGCCGAGCCGCCCTACGGCGCTTGTCGTTGTGGACGATATCGTATCCTTCGGTGTTCTCCGGGGACTGAGCGAGCTGAATTACAGCGTCCCTGCAGATTTGGCGCTAGTCAGCTTCAACAACATTCCGCTGGCCGAACTGTCCACCCCGCCGATCAGCAGCATCGATATCGGTATTTACCATCTGGGCTACACGGCTTCCCAGGTATTGATTCAGGCCATTCAGAAGCAGAACAAAGAGCCGGGCTTGACCAGACGGTTCATTATTCCTCATCGCTTGATTGTACGCGAGTCTTCCATGCTCTCACCCGCAAGAAGTGAATAA
- the yhbH gene encoding sporulation protein YhbH gives MSQSSQPFSFVVSKEDWSLHRKGHQDQERHQQKVKEAIKGNLPDLVTEENIIMSDGKQIVKVPIRSLDEYRIIYNYRKQKHVGQGDGDSQIGDVLGREPVQTGPGKGDKAGDQPGQDLVEAEVDLEDLEEILFQEFELPHLKPKDKEEIEVQSIVFNDIRKKGMMSNIDKKRTLLENLRRNGRRGNPGIHGISPDDLRYKTWDETTIPHSNAVIIAMMDTSGSMGTFEKYCARSFFFWMTRFLRRQYEKVEIVFLAHHTEAKEVSEHDFFTRGESGGTICSSAYQKALEIIDKRYPPSKYNIYPFHFSDGDNLSSDNERCVKLIGEMLKRSNIFGYGEVNQYNRSSTLMSAYKHIKQPQFMHYVIKDKKEVYQALKTFFGKKEPARR, from the coding sequence TTGTCACAATCGTCACAGCCTTTTTCGTTTGTTGTCTCGAAAGAAGACTGGTCCCTGCACCGCAAAGGCCATCAGGATCAGGAGCGTCACCAGCAGAAGGTCAAGGAAGCGATTAAAGGCAATTTGCCCGATCTCGTTACGGAAGAGAACATTATCATGTCTGACGGAAAGCAAATCGTCAAGGTGCCGATCCGCAGTCTGGATGAGTACCGGATCATTTATAATTACCGCAAGCAGAAGCATGTCGGCCAGGGCGACGGAGACAGTCAAATCGGCGATGTGCTTGGCAGGGAGCCGGTGCAGACCGGTCCCGGCAAAGGGGACAAAGCGGGCGACCAGCCTGGCCAGGACCTGGTGGAGGCGGAGGTTGATCTGGAGGATTTGGAGGAAATCTTGTTCCAGGAATTCGAGCTGCCGCATTTGAAGCCCAAGGACAAGGAAGAAATTGAGGTTCAGTCCATCGTCTTCAACGACATCCGCAAAAAGGGCATGATGTCCAACATCGACAAAAAGCGCACCCTGCTTGAGAACCTGCGCCGCAATGGCAGAAGAGGGAATCCTGGAATCCACGGTATCAGCCCCGACGATCTGCGCTACAAGACCTGGGATGAAACGACGATTCCGCATTCCAATGCGGTCATTATCGCGATGATGGACACTTCAGGCAGTATGGGAACGTTTGAAAAATACTGCGCCCGCAGCTTCTTTTTCTGGATGACCCGCTTCCTGCGCCGCCAATACGAGAAGGTCGAAATTGTCTTTCTGGCCCATCACACAGAGGCAAAAGAGGTCAGCGAGCATGATTTCTTCACCCGCGGCGAGAGCGGCGGCACGATCTGTTCATCGGCATATCAAAAAGCGCTGGAAATTATCGACAAACGCTATCCGCCTTCCAAATACAATATCTATCCCTTCCACTTCTCGGACGGCGACAACCTGAGCTCAGACAACGAACGCTGCGTCAAATTGATCGGGGAAATGCTAAAACGGAGCAATATTTTCGGCTACGGCGAGGTCAATCAGTACAACCGCAGCAGCACCCTCATGTCCGCGTACAAACATATTAAGCAGCCGCAGTTCATGCACTATGTTATCAAGGACAAAAAAGAAGTGTATCAGGCGCTGAAGACCTTTTTCGGCAAAAAGGAACCCGCGAGACGTTAA
- a CDS encoding amidohydrolase, with product MPGILFTNGTGIQGAQDAADSIYTENGIIAAIGTQRELKLQLAGRDYKTVDWDGGYVLPGLADSHLHLGMQGMKLDMLDFTGTASKVEMLKRIADRANTTPPGGWILGLNWNENEFRPAEAPHKRELDEITDQHPIFLTRTCFHAYLGNSEAFRLAGVTESTPNPPSGAYGRDADGCLNGLIYEDASLPFTAVQPAPSYDALKNAMRRACQHALSLGLTAAHTEDLRLLGSMDTMLRIHRELHEEGVYFRTHQLLYYPFLQEAEELGLHPGDGDEWLRIGALKLFSDGAIGGRTALLVRPYSDAPHTSGIAIHTQEELNEIVAAARRSSFPAAVHAIGDAAADMTLTAMERVPLPKDAPLPDRFIHAQVLDAALVERMRALRLIADIQPRFVASDFPWVLDRVGEERKEYLYAWRKLLAAGITCAGGSDAPIEPLNPFLGLHAAVTRRKPDETHAGYLPEQKLTTAEALRLFIEGSAAAAGEERERGRIAVGMRADFTVIDRDISVNAEEMLAAKARMTVVNGTIAYRASR from the coding sequence ATGCCTGGTATTTTGTTCACGAACGGAACAGGAATCCAAGGCGCTCAGGACGCTGCGGATTCTATATATACTGAGAATGGAATCATAGCGGCGATCGGAACGCAGCGTGAGTTGAAGCTTCAACTGGCGGGGAGGGATTATAAGACCGTAGATTGGGACGGCGGCTATGTGCTTCCGGGTCTTGCCGATTCCCATCTGCATCTTGGAATGCAGGGTATGAAGCTGGATATGCTGGACTTTACGGGCACAGCTTCAAAGGTGGAAATGTTAAAAAGAATCGCGGATCGCGCGAACACGACTCCCCCGGGCGGCTGGATTCTCGGACTTAACTGGAATGAAAATGAGTTCAGACCGGCGGAAGCTCCGCACAAACGTGAGCTCGATGAAATTACGGACCAGCATCCGATATTTCTTACACGCACCTGCTTTCACGCCTATCTTGGCAATAGCGAGGCGTTCCGTCTGGCGGGCGTGACGGAGTCGACTCCGAATCCCCCTTCAGGTGCATATGGCCGCGACGCAGACGGCTGCCTGAACGGCTTGATCTATGAAGATGCCTCGCTTCCGTTTACGGCGGTCCAGCCTGCGCCAAGCTATGACGCCCTGAAAAATGCCATGCGAAGGGCATGTCAGCACGCGCTGTCGCTGGGACTGACCGCAGCGCATACCGAGGACCTGCGCCTGCTCGGCAGCATGGATACGATGCTGCGAATCCACAGGGAGCTGCACGAAGAGGGAGTATATTTCCGTACGCATCAGCTGCTGTACTATCCGTTCCTTCAGGAGGCGGAGGAGCTAGGGCTTCACCCAGGCGATGGCGATGAATGGCTGCGCATCGGCGCGCTCAAGCTTTTCTCCGACGGCGCGATTGGAGGACGGACAGCGCTGCTCGTCAGGCCTTACAGCGATGCGCCGCATACCTCCGGTATAGCTATTCATACTCAAGAGGAGCTGAATGAGATCGTTGCCGCAGCACGCCGGAGTTCCTTTCCGGCCGCCGTTCACGCAATCGGCGATGCGGCGGCCGATATGACGTTGACCGCAATGGAAAGGGTGCCGCTGCCGAAGGACGCGCCGCTGCCGGACCGTTTCATCCATGCCCAGGTGCTGGACGCGGCACTCGTGGAACGAATGCGGGCCTTGCGGCTGATTGCCGATATCCAGCCCCGTTTTGTCGCCAGTGATTTTCCGTGGGTGCTTGACCGAGTCGGCGAGGAGAGGAAGGAATATTTATACGCTTGGAGGAAGCTGCTGGCCGCAGGCATTACCTGTGCGGGCGGAAGCGACGCGCCGATTGAGCCTTTGAATCCTTTTCTTGGCCTGCATGCGGCTGTGACGCGCCGTAAACCGGATGAGACGCATGCCGGCTATTTGCCGGAACAAAAGCTTACGACGGCGGAAGCGCTCCGGCTGTTCATCGAAGGAAGCGCCGCTGCCGCCGGAGAAGAGCGTGAACGCGGTCGCATCGCCGTAGGCATGCGCGCCGACTTCACTGTAATTGACCGTGACATATCGGTTAACGCGGAGGAAATGCTGGCCGCCAAAGCCCGGATGACGGTAGTTAACGGCACAATAGCATACCGAGCTTCCCGCTAG
- a CDS encoding DUF423 domain-containing protein — protein MQRKFIGLGALLAMLAVAIGAFGAHILKSSLGESAMAVYETGVHYHMMHALGLLIVGIAAGQWGDSSRLRWSGWLLLAGIVLFSGSLYALSISGIKVLGAITPLGGVCFIAGWLLLALEAFARRHA, from the coding sequence TTGCAGCGTAAATTTATAGGCTTAGGGGCTTTGCTTGCCATGCTGGCGGTAGCCATAGGCGCTTTTGGCGCCCATATCCTGAAATCCTCGCTAGGGGAGAGCGCCATGGCGGTATATGAAACGGGCGTTCATTATCATATGATGCATGCGCTGGGTCTTCTGATTGTCGGTATTGCCGCAGGGCAATGGGGGGATAGTTCTCGGCTGAGATGGTCGGGCTGGCTGCTGCTTGCCGGCATCGTTCTGTTCTCGGGCAGCCTGTATGCGCTGAGTATTTCCGGAATCAAAGTACTGGGAGCGATTACCCCTCTGGGCGGAGTGTGCTTCATTGCAGGCTGGCTGCTGCTTGCGCTGGAGGCCTTTGCCCGCAGACACGCATAA
- a CDS encoding YunC family protein, which yields MVTMVPVAVGGHIMLGVEVKLPKTTLLTISNDRGYIMCGALDVGLLNERLADRGIIAGRAVGVRTLEQLLEAPLESVTVEAEKLGIVPGMTGSEALLKMI from the coding sequence ATGGTGACAATGGTTCCAGTTGCAGTTGGCGGTCATATTATGCTTGGAGTTGAAGTGAAGCTGCCCAAAACGACGCTGCTGACAATCAGCAACGATAGAGGTTATATTATGTGCGGCGCGCTTGATGTCGGGCTGCTTAACGAACGTCTGGCAGACCGGGGCATCATTGCCGGCAGAGCGGTGGGGGTTCGGACGCTGGAGCAGCTGCTTGAAGCTCCTTTGGAATCGGTTACGGTCGAAGCGGAAAAGCTTGGGATTGTTCCCGGGATGACGGGATCTGAAGCTCTGCTTAAGATGATTTAG
- a CDS encoding Dps family protein, producing the protein MAKATNKVGSTSIEQVLNRNVANLNVLYVKLHNFHWFVKGEQFFTLHVKFEKLYDEVTEKMDEVAERLLSIKGTPAATMKEYLEIATIQEATGKEDSRAMLQSLIEDFTTIAEELTEGIELAEEASDQPTADLFIKIRSDFEKHSWMLRSFLG; encoded by the coding sequence ATGGCTAAAGCAACGAACAAAGTGGGTTCAACCTCTATCGAGCAAGTACTAAACCGGAATGTCGCTAACTTGAACGTATTGTATGTCAAATTACACAATTTCCACTGGTTTGTAAAAGGCGAGCAATTCTTCACCCTTCATGTTAAGTTCGAAAAGCTATACGATGAAGTTACGGAGAAAATGGACGAGGTAGCTGAACGCCTGCTGAGCATTAAGGGAACCCCTGCGGCGACTATGAAGGAATATCTTGAGATTGCGACGATTCAGGAAGCAACCGGCAAGGAAGACAGCCGCGCCATGCTTCAATCGCTGATCGAAGACTTTACGACTATAGCTGAAGAGTTAACTGAAGGCATTGAGCTGGCAGAGGAAGCCAGCGATCAGCCTACAGCGGATCTGTTCATCAAAATCCGCAGTGATTTCGAGAAGCATTCCTGGATGCTGCGCTCTTTCCTCGGCTGA
- a CDS encoding DUF1802 family protein: MNLNPVALKEWASAIDVLAGGDQIMLLRKGGIEEETQRFELKSHSFYLFPTYEHQRTHLVKDPYRASVERSLSEFDAGASHVKITAYAEAVDDLEVRDFEQLERLYPYHMWTGKLAEERLKWKAKEPLHVLLLKVYKLEKPAEIEMLPEYGGCRSWIELAVPPEDISLNPVLSEEAFEEKRRSIKFILGQ; this comes from the coding sequence ATGAATCTTAACCCTGTCGCTTTGAAAGAATGGGCCTCAGCCATTGATGTTCTTGCAGGAGGAGATCAGATTATGCTTCTGCGAAAAGGAGGCATCGAGGAAGAAACCCAGCGATTCGAACTCAAGAGCCATTCCTTTTATTTGTTTCCGACCTACGAGCATCAACGGACCCATCTGGTCAAAGACCCATACCGGGCTTCTGTGGAACGTTCACTTTCGGAATTTGATGCGGGGGCCAGTCATGTGAAGATTACCGCTTATGCTGAGGCCGTCGATGATCTTGAGGTGCGCGATTTTGAACAGCTTGAACGGCTTTATCCCTACCATATGTGGACCGGGAAGTTGGCCGAGGAACGGCTGAAATGGAAGGCGAAGGAACCCCTGCATGTACTGCTGCTCAAAGTATACAAGCTGGAGAAGCCTGCTGAAATCGAGATGCTTCCGGAATACGGCGGATGCCGTTCCTGGATCGAGCTTGCGGTTCCCCCGGAGGATATTTCGCTAAATCCTGTTTTGAGCGAAGAAGCCTTTGAAGAAAAGCGAAGAAGTATTAAGTTCATTTTAGGGCAATAA
- the sufC gene encoding Fe-S cluster assembly ATPase SufC translates to MAAEFVIEGLKATIEGKEILKGFNLQMKGGEVHAIMGPNGTGKSTLASSLMGHPKYEVTEGTVTLEGDDVLEMSVDERARAGLFLAMQYPSEIAGVTNSDFLRSAINARREEGSEISLIKFIRQMEGKMKDLEMNPEFMHRYLNEGFSGGEKKRNEILQMLLLEPKIVILDEIDSGLDIDALRVVAQGVNSMRSEGRGFLVITHYQRLLNYIKPDFVHIMMQGRIVKSGGPELAERLEADGYEWVKEELGIEDETVGQEA, encoded by the coding sequence ATGGCAGCAGAATTTGTCATTGAGGGTTTGAAAGCGACGATTGAGGGGAAAGAGATCTTGAAGGGATTTAACCTTCAAATGAAGGGCGGCGAGGTTCATGCCATCATGGGCCCGAACGGCACTGGTAAAAGTACTCTGGCGTCTTCGCTGATGGGTCATCCGAAATATGAAGTGACGGAAGGAACCGTAACTCTTGAGGGTGATGACGTGCTGGAGATGTCCGTTGACGAACGCGCCCGCGCCGGTTTGTTCCTTGCTATGCAGTACCCCAGCGAGATCGCCGGCGTAACGAACTCCGACTTTCTGCGCAGTGCGATCAACGCGCGCCGCGAAGAGGGAAGTGAAATTTCGCTGATCAAGTTTATCCGCCAAATGGAAGGCAAGATGAAGGATTTGGAGATGAATCCGGAGTTCATGCACCGCTATTTGAATGAAGGCTTCTCCGGCGGCGAGAAGAAACGCAACGAAATTTTGCAAATGCTGCTGCTGGAACCGAAAATTGTGATACTTGATGAAATCGATTCGGGTCTTGATATCGACGCGCTAAGAGTTGTTGCGCAGGGTGTAAACTCTATGCGAAGCGAAGGCCGCGGTTTCCTGGTTATCACTCACTACCAACGTCTGCTTAACTACATCAAACCCGACTTTGTTCATATTATGATGCAAGGCAGAATTGTAAAATCCGGCGGCCCTGAGCTTGCGGAGCGATTGGAAGCCGATGGCTATGAATGGGTGAAGGAAGAGCTGGGGATCGAAGATGAAACCGTAGGGCAGGAAGCTTAA